The Trypanosoma brucei brucei TREU927 chromosome 9, whole genome shotgun sequence genome includes a window with the following:
- a CDS encoding prenyl protein specific carboxyl methyltransferase, with product MHWGYRHALEVALISFYLGVCFTLGVSLMIHSVYYTGSVAEYAVGAYVISSIVLFHMSEFLVAVYFLRHDAHPGAFMIFHSREYTVAGAAAWLEFFTELFFCSEGWKVSATSRWGWLFRLNYTMVNCAAVLTIFFYLVRVCGMAHCGCNFSLLIETRRRSNHVLVTDGIYSILRHPAYFGYFWTALFSQLVLANPFCFMAYAIVLIRFFKERITYEETVLSSVEFFGESYMKYKAGTWVGIPFIR from the coding sequence ATGCATTGGGGGTATCGGCATGCGCTCGAAGTGGCACTGATATCGTTTTATCTCGGTGTATGTTTTACGCTGGGTGTTTCCTTAATGATTCATAGCGTATATTACACCGGAAGTGTTGCCGAATACGCCGTTGGGGCGTATGTTATTAGTTCAATAGTGCTTTTCCATATGAGCGAATTCCTTGTGGCCGTATATTTCCTCCGGCATGACGCCCATCCGGGTGCATTCATGATATTTCACTCGCGTGAGTATACCGTtgcaggtgccgctgcctggTTGGAGTTCTTTACGgaactttttttctgttctgaAGGCTGGAAGGTTTCCGCAACATCACGTTGGGGTTGGTTGTTTCGTCTCAACTACACTATGGTGAACTGTGCAGCTGTTTTGACTATATTTTTCTACttggtgcgtgtgtgtggtatGGCACATTGTGGATGTAATTTTTCATTGTTGATTGAGACGAGGCGAAGATCAAATCACGTACTCGTCACAGACGGTATTTACTCAATATTGCGTCATCCCGCTTATTTTGGGTATTTCTGGACGGCTCTCTTCTCACAACTTGTATTGGCAAaccccttttgtttcatgGCGTATGCCATTGTTTTGATACGTTTCTTCAAGGAGCGTATAACATATGAGGAAACAGTTCTGTCCAGTGTGGAGTTCTTTGGTGAATCTTACATGAAATATAAAGCTGGAACATGGGTGGGGATTCCTTTCATTCGTTAG
- a CDS encoding phospholipase A2-like protein, putative produces MVTWALKYFVRVVRWSTEAFLIWPTRPLFDYATSLHCVPISGTFITSVLLCFYGFPLFWSTAMVAVGFIISGVLFLVSPLPLLKPIGGRYSVGLVHMNGCRSQSIPPVAVFYPTNMVPEKKGLPYVPFGDDRFLRGVAAYANVPFFFIRDFSFVRISASRNAVPAALLNQYERVPPIVVFSHGLAGYHLFYSCFALDLAARGAIVICLGHCDNSASFMRDSSGKESEVPLKDYGWEVPAREAQVAQRVSEVRGTLQRLTEKDFWTTLGYINSDIDKFLSKPLQVHLAGHSFGGATVLAAALEENQNPVKGVSVKSVYTFDPWMVPIQNEHFCNPLSDGRKSYTVPTVTVHSDDWVKDSESWEFFKRMKALVLEQSAYASLNEVEKQALFGIVVTKNTNHLSLVDVSVLSPVMHGNIWATVSPRVQIMEWCNALLRFAKQNTEVCSTC; encoded by the coding sequence ATGGTAACGTGGGCGCTGAAGTATTTTGTTCGCGTAGTCCGATGGTCGACAGAAGCATTCCTAATTTGGCCCACACGGCCACTTTTTGACTATGCCACCTCATTGCATTGTGTTCCCATAAGCGGCACATTTATTACTTCGGTTCTGCTCTGCTTCTACGGGTTCCCACTTTTCTGGTCTACCGCCATGGTTGCTGTCGGGTTTATCATCTCCGGTGTGTTATTTCTTGTGAGCCCTCTTCCACTATTGAAACCCATTGGCGGTCGCTATAGCGTGGGCCTTGTGCATATGAACGGCTGCCGTTCCCAATCCATACCACCAGTAGCTGTGTTTTATCCTACTAATATGGTCCCAGAGAAAAAGGGACTACCGTATGTCCCGTTTGGAGATGACCGTTTTCTTCGGGGCGTGGCGGCGTATGCAAACGTGCCATTTTTCTTCATAAGGGATTTCTCCTTTGTTCGCATCAGTGCGTCCCGAAACGCGGTGCCCGCCGCTTTGCTCAACCAATATGAGAGAGTGCCACCTATTGTTGTGTTCAGTCACGGTCTTGCCGGATACCATTTGTTCTACAGTTGCTTTGCGTTGGATCTTGCGGCGCGGGGTGCAATCGTGATTTGTCTTGGCCATTGCGACAATAGTGCTTCTTTCATGCGTGACAGTAGCGGTAAGGAAAGTGAAGTTCCGCTCAAGGACTATGGATGGGAGGTACCCGCACGTGAAGCCCAAGTTGCACAAAGGGTAAGCGAGGTGAGGGGAACACTTCAACGCCTAACGGAAAAGGACTTTTGGACAACTTTGGGCTACATTAATTCAGATATTGACAAGTTTCTTAGCAAACCGTTGCAGGTACATCTTGCGGGTCATTCATTTGGCGGTGCCACTGTACTCGCGGCTGCATTAGAAGAGAACCAAAATCCCGTGAAGGGAGTCAGCGTAAAGAGCGTGTATACGTTTGACCCATGGATGGTACCAATACAAAATGAACATTTTTGCAACCCGCTTTCTGATGGCCGTAAATCCTATACTGTTCCAACGGTTACTGTGCATTCAGACGACTGGGTAAAAGATTCTGAGAGTTGGGAATTCTTTAAAAGGATGAAAGCGCTGGTGTTAGAACAATCTGCATATGCTTCGCTCAATGAAGTGGAGAAACAAGCGCTCTTTGGTATTGTGGTCACGAAGAATACGAACCACCTTTCTCTTGTAGATGTCTCTGTACTCAGTCCCGTCATGCATGGAAATATCTGGGCCACAGTGTCACCGCGAGTACAAATTATGGAGTGGTGTAATGCACTTCTTCGCTTCGCAAAGCAAAATACCGAAGTGTGTTCAACGTGTTAG
- a CDS encoding ubiquitin-activating enzyme E1, putative (similar to Ubiquitin-activating enzyme E1 2 (Swiss-Prot:P31251) (Triticum aestivum)), translated as MPKHQRDRFSNCPAFCSHTSNKLFRTELTHYSSDTTRNVNINGFTKMSKMAGATADSSDASSAIDSKFLDQQSRTIGTYGLETMAKLISFKVLVVGCGGVGIETAKNLALAGVHTITLCDPKKAELKDMGVNFAVTETTIKAGLTRAEASKRLVAELNPNVRVRTVDAIDEAVVSEVNCVVYTSAAADWSSKTLLKWDQFCRTRTPAISFIFAFQGGSLASVFADHAPNFTVKDADGRPMLQKLIVEVLTKRDKSGVEYTRVRYETPEGQTPGAFRDYTEVKFSEVKGLCKANGESINGNVFKGVVCTGDPPNTVRIYPSLESQGYSAYETAGFLHEMKESQQLKFRALSEALSCPGQFVPVSSMMDGSEESQSHLTFTALLRFFDKHGRLPELHNLSEANEVVSLAKAVNEENKAADAKLEKVDHPMFLQHENKEFPSRLAPPPPPTPLCVETLDEGFVCSQALVSAAELQPLCAVWGAVLAQEIVKITGKYTPICQWLHVGYSSILASNASYTKSPQEYKVVDHRYKHLISLFGKTFVEKLNNLKLFMVGCGALGCENIKNFALCGMSCGPRGSFVVTDNDRIEVSNLSRQFLFREENVGQPKSAVAVSRMKSINKDVKADARQDYVGSNTEHIYHDVFWNGLDAVVNALDNMETRLYVDQKCVNFHKILVEAGTMGTGGNVDIVVPGKTTSYSDGGAADTTGGIPMCTLRNFPYTSDHCTEWARAQFDDLFVSPMQTVRQLLENPAAFTERIKNEVNNAQSAGERLSLVEKNLGILQGIQKTVTTLSAGVSMEKCVQCAWETMFHLFRDRILDLQRSFPKDAKKKNGEKFWSGHRKYPTPLEVNIKALSSDPDVVEFLISAANLFACMYGIHPQKHEPRLNDPKKRWMQQYRTLDWLNGVMKNCTVPEYKPGSVEGLDDDLLQSMEKQEVSKDETTKEQTLNNLLSSVVALAQKCHNMNTVPLDFEKDDDDNFHIDFVAATSNLRARNYDIPTQDRFKVKLVAGKIIPAIATTTAAVTGLALIEYFKALLSNDVSCLRNGMLDIGTNNYVLFERDAPLKHRTRVDKTYLPEQDYTYKKKVICLPEGYTKYDMIEVPITKATTVQQFATELEKKLNTLLPTGMNAGCEVSAIGVGKGSLWNGLPKHANTNCSLMDIIEKQKLSEAGGKLPRPFWENRTHFHDLSVTVSIDDDDANVDEVDVETATILLRIQQ; from the coding sequence ATGCCAAAACATCAACGGGATCGCTTTTCCAATTGTCCTGCATTTTGTTCGCATACTAGTAATAAGCTTTTTCGAACAGAGTTAACCCATTATTCCTCCGATACTACAAGAAACGTTAATATAAACGGATTTACCAAAATGAGTAAGATGGCTGGTGCTACGGCCGATTCAAGTGATGCTTCTTCAGCCATTGATTCCAAGTTTCTTGATCAGCAGAGTCGGACGATTGGCACTTATGGTTTGGAGACAATGGCAAAACTAATATCTTTCAAGGTTCTTGTTGTTGGGTGCGGAGGAGTCGGTATAGAGACTGCGAAAAACCTTGCGCTTGCTGGCGTACACACTATTACTCTTTGTGATCCAAAGAAAGCTGAATTGAAGGATATGGGGGTTAACTTTGCCGTCacagaaacaacaataaaggCTGGTTTGACTCGGGCGGAAGCTTCAAAGAGGTTGGTTGCGGAGCTAAACCCGAATGTACGCGTACGGACAGTCGATGCTATTGATGAAGCTGTAGTCAGTGAGGTGAACTGTGTTGTATATACTTCTGCAGCGGCGGATTGGTCTTCGAAAACACTGTTGAAGTGGGACCAGTTTTGTCGGACGAGAACACCCGCtatatcatttatttttgctttccaGGGTGGTTCACTTGCTTCCGTTTTTGCTGATCATGCCCCCAACTTCACTGTTAAGGATGCTGATGGAAGGCCAATGCTGCAAAAATTGATAGTGGAGGTTCTCACAAAGCGCGACAAGAGTGGAGTGGAGTACACACGCGTGCGCTACGAAACACCAGAGGGTCAAACACCCGGAGCTTTCCGTGATTACACGGAAGTTAAGTTTAGTGAAGTTAAGGGACTTTGTAAGGCAAATGGAGAAAGTATTAATGGTAATGTTTTCAAGGGCGTGGTGTGCACTGGTGATCCCCCAAACACCGTGCGAATATATCCCTCACTGGAAAGCCAAGGTTATTCTGCTTACGAAACTGCGGGCTTCCTTCACGAGATGAAGGAAAGCCAGCAATTGAAGTTCCGGGCACTCTCAGAAGCCCTTTCGTGCCCGGGTCAATTTGTACCTGTTAGCTCCATGATGGATGGGTCGGAGGAATCTCAATCTCACCTGACTTTTACCGCATTATTGAGATTTTTTGACAAACACGGTCGGCTACCCGAACTTCATAATCTATCTGAGGCGAATGAAGTAGTTTCACTCGCCAAAGCTGTCAACGAGGAGAACAAAGCTGCCGATGCGAAGCTCGAGAAGGTGGATCACCCTATGTTTTTGCAGCACGAAAACAAGGAATTTCCTTCTCGCCTTGcaccacctccaccaccaactCCTCTTTGCGTTGAAACTCTCGATGAGGGGTTTGTTTGCTCGCAGGCGCTTGTGTCTGCTGCAGAACTTCAACCTCTTTGCGCCGTATGGGGAGCCGTTCTTGCACAAGAGATTGTGAAGATTACAGGTAAATATACACCAATTTGTCAGTGGCTTCATGTTGGCTACTCTTCGATCCTCGCTAGCAACGCTTCTTACACGAAATCTCCCCAAGAGTATAAGGTTGTTGACCATCGCTACAAGCATCTGATATCACTGTTCGGAAAAACGTTTGttgaaaaattaaacaatCTGAAACTTTTTATGGTTGGCTGCGGTGCTCTCGGATGTGAGAACATTAAGAACTTTGCTCTTTGTGGAATGAGCTGCGGCCCCCGTGGCTCATTCGTTGTTACAGACAACGACCGGATCGAAGTATCCAACCTAAGTCGccagtttcttttccgtgaGGAAAACGTCGGCCAACCGAAATCAGCCGTGGCTGTGTCGCGAATGAAGAGTATAAACAAGGATGTGAAAGCTGATGCCCGGCAGGATTACGTGGGAAGCAACACGGAACATATTTACCATGATGTGTTCTGGAATGGGTTGGACGCGGTCGTTAACGCTCTTGACAACATGGAAACTCGACTCTATGTTGACCAGAAGTGCGTGAACTTCCACAAAATCCTTGTGGAAGCAGGAACGATGGGAACTGGCGGAAACGTTGATATCGTTGTTCCTGGTAAAACCACGTCGTACTCAGATGGTGGTGCCGCGGATACAACCGGTGGTATTCCCATGTGCACGTTGCGCAATTTCCCGTACACCTCCGACCACTGCACTGAATGGGCGCGGGCGCAGTTCGAtgacctttttgtttccccaaTGCAAACAGTGAGACAACTGTTGGAAAACCCAGCAGCGTTCACTGAACGCATAAAGAATGAGGTAAACAATGCTCAGAGCGCAGGTGAACGACTCAGTTTGGTTGAGAAAAACCTTGGCATTCTTCAAGGCATACAGAAAACGGTAACAACTCTATCTGCGGGCGTTTCCATGGAAAAATGCGTGCAGTGTGCGTGGGAGACAATGTTTCATCTCTTCCGTGACCGCATTCTTGACCTACAGCGTTCTTTCCCGAAGGAtgccaagaagaaaaatggtgaAAAGTTTTGGTCTGGACACCGCAAGTACCCAACCCCACTCGAGGTCAACATAAAAGCCCTGTCATCTGACCCTGACGTTGTGGAGTTTCTCATTTCTGCTGCAAACCTGTTTGCATGCATGTACGGTATTCATCCTCAAAAGCATGAGCCTCGGCTGAATGACCCCAAAAAGCGCTGGATGCAGCAATATCGCACGCTGGATTGGCTTAATGGCGTTATGAAAAACTGCACGGTACCAGAATACAAACCTGGCTCTGTTGAGGGACTTGATGACGACCTTCTTCAATCTATGGAAAAGCAAGAGGTTTCCAAAGACGAAACGACAAAGGAGCAAACTCTGAATAACCTCCTGAGTAGTGTTGTGGCATTGGCTCAGAAGTGTCATAACATGAATACCGTACCATTGGACTTCGaaaaagatgatgatgataacttTCACATTGACTTCGTTGCCGCAACGAGCAACCTCCGAGCCCGCAACTATGACATCCCTACGCAAGACCGATTCAAGGTGAAGCTTGTAGCTGGAAAAATTATACCCGCCATCGCAACCACAACGGCTGCAGTCACTGGACTTGCCCTCATCGAGTACTTCAAGGCTTTGTTGAGCAACGATGTCTCCTGCCTCCGCAATGGCATGCTTGATATTGGTACAAATAACTACGTTTTGTTTGAGCGTGATGCCCCACTTAAACATCGTACCCGTGTTGATAAAACCTACTTACCTGAGCAAGACTACACGTACAAGAAGAAGGTTATTTGTCTCCCTGAAGGATACACCAAGTATGACATGATTGAAGTGCCCATTACGAAGGCGACTACCGTTCAACAGTTTGCTACAGAACTTGAAAAGAAACTTAATACCCTCCTCCCAACTGGGATGAATGCGGGCTGTGAGGTAAGCGCAATTGGTGTCGGTAAAGGAAGTTTGTGGAATGGACTGCCAAAGCACGCTAACACCAACTGCTCTTTGATGGACATCATCGAGAAGCAAAAACTCTCTGAAGCGGGTGGGAAACTCCCGCGACCCTTCTGGGAGAATCGCACACATTTTCACGACTTATCCGTTACTGTGTCtattgatgatgacgatgccAATGTCGATGAGGTTGATGTTGAAACCGCTACAATACTTTTGCGCATCCAACAATAA
- a CDS encoding chaperone protein DnaJ → MLRFTSVSSIWRRLAAAPPTAATAAFANVSKRQSSSNKDYYKILGVSQSASQSDIKKAYRKRALETHPDQGGNKEDFAEVAEAYECLSNEEKRRIYDQYGSEAAANMNAGGGMGGFGGRSAEDIFAEFFKGGMGGFGGNRSAGPPQVPPLEVTLRMTLEEVYKGASKSPRVNRPVVCSDCRGFGTKSQKKKPKCSECDGSGHVVQHHRFGPGMVQQTVSQCPRCGGAGTVAKPDDKCPKCKGMGYRHLVQSVSIDIPAGVPPDVTLVVRGEGGTMPEAEPGDLHVHVEVEEHNVFKRRGNDLVVERDVTLSEALLEFDLSLKTLDGRSITVKSPKSSVLQPNSVLRVAGEGMPNSSGGNGDLYIVTKLKLPRTLTDQQKEAVKKAFGEPKKKDPDSGSDKTVTASVLRGGVREMEEALHSNWDSERGGGSQQGNGRRRSGRKQHTAECVHQ, encoded by the coding sequence ATGTTGCGGTTCACGTCCGTCTCTTCGATTTGGCGACGCCTTGCCGCGGCAccgccaacagcagcaacggcagcctTTGCGAATGTTTCCAAGCGCCAATCTAGTAGTAACAAAGACTACTACAAAATATTGGGGGTCAGTCAATCCGCCAGTCAAAGTGACATTAAGAAGGCGTACCGCAAGCGCGCCCTCGAGACCCACCCTGATCAAGGTGGTAATAAAGAGGACTTTGCAGAAGTGGCAGAGGCATACGAATGCCTCAGTAACGAGGAGAAGCGCCGCATTTATGATCAGTACGGTTCTGAAGCCGCAGCCAACATGAACGCGGGTGGCGGCATGGGTGGCTTTGGTGGACGTAGTGCGGAAGATATTTTTGCGGAGTTCTTCAAAGGTGGCATGGGAGGTTTTGGTGGTAATAGGTCTGCCGGCCCACCTCAGGTGCCCCCGCTGGAGGTTACATTGAGGATGACGTTGGAGGAGGTCTATAAAGGTGCGTCGAAATCCCCTCGCGTTAATCGTCCAGTTGTTTGCTCAGATTGCCGTGGATTCGGAACGAAGagtcagaagaaaaaaccaAAGTGTTCTGAATGTGATGGAAGCGGCCACGTCGTGCAGCATCATCGTTTTGGACCAGGTATGGTACAGCAGACAGTGTCACAGTGCCCACGCTGTGGTGGAGCGGGTACCGTCGCAAAACCCGACGACAAGTGCCCCAAGTGCAAAGGCATGGGCTACCGGCACCTCGTGCAAAGCGTAAGCATTGACATTCCCGCTGGCGTACCGCCAGACGTCACGTTGGTTGTACGAGGTGAGGGTGGCACAATGCCTGAGGCCGAGCCCGGTGACTTACACGTGCATGTTGAAGTCGAAGAACACAATGTCTTCAAGCGTCGGGGAAATGATCTTGTGgtggagagggatgtcaCCCTTTCGGAAGCGTTGTTGGAGTTTGATCTGTCACTGAAAACGCTTGATGGTCGTTCAATTACTGTGAAGTCACCAAAAAGTTCTGTGCTGCAGCCGAACAGTGTTTTGAGGGTGGCTGGTGAGGGCATGCCGAACTCCAGTGGCGGTAATGGAGACCTCTACATCGTTACGAAACTCAAATTGCCCCGTACCCTCACGGATCAGCAAAAGGAAGCTGTCAAGAAAGCGTTTGGAGaaccaaagaagaaagacCCAGACAGCGGTTCTGACAAAACTGTCACAGCATCTGTGCTTCGAGGAGGCGTACGGGAAATGGAGGAGGCATTACATAGCAACTGGGACTCAGAACGGGGAGGTGGATCACAGCAAGGTAACGGCCGCCGCCGCAGTGGTCGTAAGCAACATACAGCCGAGTGCGTTCATCAGTAG